The DNA segment CGATGATTTCCATCGGCGCGCTATACCACATGATTCCCAAGCTGTATGGCCGGGCGCAGATGCACAGCACCAGCCTGATCAACACCCACTTCTGGCTGGCCACTATCGGCACCGTGCTCTACATCGCCTCGATGTGGGTCAACGGCATCACCCAGGGCCTGATGTGGCGTGCGATCAACGACGACGGCACCCTCACCTATTCCTTCGTCGAAGCGCTGCAAGCCAGCCATCCTGGTTTCATCGTCCGCGCCCTCGGTGGTGCGTTCTTTGCCAGCGGCATGCTGTTCATGGCCTACAACGTATGGCGCACCGTGCGTGCTTCCAACCCTGTAGAGGCTGAAGCCGCCACCAAGATCGCCGTCGTGGGAGCTCACTGATGAAGCACGAAGTAGTCGAGAAGAATATCGGCCTGCTGGCCTTCTTCATGGTCATCGCCGTGAGTATCGGCGGCCTGACCCAGATCGTTCCGCTGTTTTTCCAGGACGTGACCAACAAGCCGGTCGAAGGCATGAAGCCGCGTACCGCCCTTGAACTGGAAGGCCGCGATGTCTACATCGCCAACGGCTGCGTCGGCTGCCACTCGCAGATGATCCGCCCGTTCCGTGCCGAAACCGAACGCTACGGCCACTACTCGGTCGCCGGTGAAAGCGTGTGGGACCACCCGTTCCTGTGGGGTTCCAAGCGTACTGGTCCGGACCTGGCCCGTGTTGGCGGTCGTTACTCCGATGACTGGCAGCGTGCGCACTTGTACAACCCGCGCAACGTAGTGCCCGAATCGAAAATGCCGGCGTACCCGTTCCTCGTGGAAAACAAGCTCGACGGCAAAGACACCGCCAAGAAAATGGAAGTCTTGCGCACCCTCGGCGTGCCCTACACCGACGAAGACATCGCCGGTGCCCAGGCAGCCGTCAAGGGCAAGACCGAAATGGACGCGCTGGTGGCCTACCTGCAAGGCCTGGGCACCATCATCAAAAGCAAACGGTGATCTGAATGGATATCGGGATGATTCGAGGCCTGGGCACCGTTGTCGTGATGGTGGCCTTTATCGGTCTGGCGTTGTGGGTATTCAGCCCCAAGCGCAAGTCAGAGTTTGAAGACGCGACCTTGCTGCCTTTTGCGGATGATCCCGAAGCCATCAAGCACGTCGAGCAAGCTTCTAGGAGTAACAAAGAATGACTACGTTCTGGAGTCTGTACGTCACAGTCCTCAGTCTGGGTACCATTTTTGCCCTGACCTGGCTGCTGCTGTCGACCCGCAAGGGCCAGCGCGCCGAGCAAACGGACGAGACAGTTGGTCACTCGTTCGATGGCATCGAGGAATACGACAACCCACTGCCAAAGTGGTGGTTCATGCTGTTCGTCGGCACCATCGTGTTTGCCCTGGGTTACCTGGTGCTGTACCCGGGCCTGGGCAACTGGAAAGGCCTGCTGCCGGGCTATGCCTACCTCGATAATGACAAGCAAACCCCATTCGCCAACGGCCAGACCGGCTGGACCGGCGTGCACGAGTGGGAAAAGGAAATGGCACGCTCGGACGCCAAGTTTGGGCCGATCTTCGCCAAATTTGCGGCCATGCCCATTGAGGAAGTAGCCAAGGACCCGCAAGCCCTGAAGATGGGGGGCCGCCTGTTCGCCTCCAACTGCTCGGTCTGCCACGGCTCCGACGCCAAGGGTGCCTACGGCTTCCCCAACCTGACCGACGCCGACTGGCGCTGGGGCGGCGAGCCGGAGACCATCAAGGCCAGCATCATGGCCGGCCGCCATGCGGTGATGCCGGGCTGGTCTGAAGTCATCGGCGAACAAGGCGTGGCCGACGTGGCCGGCTTTGTGCTGACCAACCTCGATGGCCGCAAGCTGCCGGAAGGCGCCAAGGCCGACGTGGCCAACGGCGAGAAACTCTTCGCCGCCAACTGCGTGGCCTGCCACGGCCCGGCCGGTAAAGGTACGCCAGCGATGGGCGCACCTGACCTGACCCACCCGGGCGCGTTCATCTACGGTTCCAGCTTCGCCCAACTGCAGCAGACCATCCGTTACGGCCGCCAGGGCCAGATGCCTGCGCAGGAGCAACTGCAAGGTAACGACAAGGTGCACTTGCTGGCGGCGTATGTTTACAGCCTGTCGCACAAAGAGCAGCAAGAGCAGCAAGAACAGAAGTAAGCTGCAAGCCGCAAGAGAAAGCCCCGTATAGCGCATGCTGACGGGGCTTTTTTGTTTCCAGTGAAGCGCATCGACTGCTTGTAGCTTGCAACTGCGCCGTAGTAACGTAACTACATTCCCCCATCCCGCTGGGAGGCGCCCCATGACTATCACGACAATCTCCAGCCGCGAATTCAACCAAGACACAAGCGGTGCCAAAAAAGCCGCGCGCCAAGGACCGGTTTTTATTACCGACCGAGGCAAGCCTGCTCATGTGCTGCTAAGTATTGAGGACTACCAAAAATTGACAGGCATCAACGCCGATATTGTTGACCTGTTGGTGATGCCCGAAGCGGCGGATATCGAGTTTGAAACCGAACGTGCCGTAATTATCCATCGACCCGTGGACCTCTCTTGATGTATCTGCTCGATACCAATGTCATTTCCGAGTTACGCAAACCCCAAGCCGACAAAAATGTGGTGGCGTGGGCCAAAACCGTCGCTGCGCCACGCCTGTATATTTCGGCGATTACCTTGAAGGAACTGGAGACTGGGGTGCTGCGAATGGAACGCCGTGACCCCGCGCAGGGCAAGGTCTTGCGCACCTGGCTCAAACGCCATGTCATGCCGGCCTTCGATGCCAGGATCCTGCCAATTGACGCTGCCGTGGCCTTGCGCTGCGCCAGCCTGCATGTGCCAGATCGCGCTAACGAAGGTGATGCGCTGATCGCCGCAACCGCTCTGGTTCATGGCCTGACCGTGGTCACCCGCAATGTCGCCGACTTCCAAAGCAGCGGCGTGAAACTGATCAACCCGTGGGACCAATGACCTTCGAGCCCTGAAAAACCGTCCATACTCCTCCTGTCAATTGATTCAAGTCACGTACACCATCAATTGATTTCCCCCAACGCGACCAAAGGTCGCACCCGTTCACCCGTACTACAGGCGTATCATTGCGCCACTGCTAGACCCCTATTTTGACCCCGGTTGGCACGTACTGGCCGAGGCAAATCTCCACTGCCGTGGGATGCAATGATGAGCGATCAGATTCCGGTACACGACGTTACCCCGCCTGCCAAAAAAACCAGCAACACTGTCGATCTCTACGCCTCGCGGGAGAAAATCTACACTCGAGCCTTCACCGGGATGTTCCGCAATCTGCGGATGCTCGGCGGTGCCGGCCTGTTCCTGCTGTACTTCGGTACGGTATGGCTGAACTGGGGCGGACACCAGGCCGTCTGGTGGAACCTGCCAGAGCGCAAGTTCTTCATTTTCGGTGCGACATTCTGGCCCCAGGACTTCATCCTGCTGTCGGGCATCCTGATCATCTCGGCGTTCGGCCTGTTCTTTATCACCGTGTACGCCGGGCGTATCTGGTGCGGCTACACCTGCCCGCAAAGCGTGTGGACCTGGATCTACATGTGGTGCGAAAAGGTCACCGAAGGCGACCGCAACCAGCGGATCAAGCTGGACAAGGCGCCGATGAGCGCCAACAAGTTCCTGCGTAAACTCAGCAAGCACACGCTGTGGCTGCTGATCGGTTTTGTCACCGGCATGACCTTTGTCGGCTACTTCTCGCCGATTCGCGAACTGGTCTTCGAGTTCTTCACCGGCCAGGCCGATGGCTGGTCGTACTTCTGGGTTGGCTTCTTCACCCTCGCCACTTACGGCAACGCCGGCTGGCTGCGTGAGCAAGTGTGCATCTACATGTGTCCGTATGCGCGCTTCCAGAGCGTGATGTTCGACAAAGACACCCTGATCGTTTCCTATGACCCGCGTCGCGGCGAAGCCCGAGGCCCGCGCAAGAAAGGCGTGGACTACAAGGCCCTGGGCCTGGGGGATTGCATCGACTGCACCATGTGCGTACAGGTCTGCCCCACCGGGATCGACATCCGTGACGGCCTGCAGATTGAGTGCATTGGCTGCGCGGCCTGTATCGACGCTTGCGACACGATCATGGACAAGATGGACTACCCTCGTGGGTTGATCAGCTACACCACCGAACATAACCTGTCGGGGCAAAAGACCCACAAGTTGCGTCCGCGCCTGATCGGCTATGCGCTGGTGCTGCTGGCGATGATCACCCTGCTGGCCACGGCGTTCTTCATGCGTTCGCTGGTGGGTTTCGACGTCAGCAAGGACCGCGTGCTGTACCGCGAAAACGCCGAAGGGCGGATCGAGAACGTCTACAGCCTGAAAATCATGAACAAGGACCAGCGCGATCACACCTACGCGCTGGACGCCAGCGGCCTGCCGGACCTCAAGCTACAAGGCAAGCGCGAAATCAAGGTCGCCGCCGGGGAAATCTTCACCATGCCGGTGGAGCTGTCGAGCGCGCCGGAACAAATGCCATCGAGCACCAACGAGGTGAAATTCATCCTCAAGGATGCTGACGATGACAGCGTCCACGTTGAAGCCAAGAGCCGATTCATCGGCCCACAAATTCGTTAAAAGAGAGCAGAACAATGCCCGTAGCAACTGCCGCAAGCCCCTGGTACAAGCACCTCTGGCCCTGGATCATCATTGCCATCCTGGCCTGCTCGGTGACGTTGACCTTGTCCATGGTGACCATCGCGGTGAACAACCCGGACAACCTGGTCAACGACAACTACTACGAGGCCGGCAAAGGCATCAACCGCTCCCTGGACCGCGAATTGCTGGCCCAGACCCTGCAAATGCGCGCCACCCTGCACCTGGATGAACTGACCGGGGAAGTGGAGCTGTTTCTCACGGGCAACAGCGGGCCGACCACTCTGGAACTGAACCTGATTTCGCCGACCCAGCCGGAGAAAGACCGCAAGGTCGTGCTCACCCGCAGCCAGAGCGAGCCGGGGCGTTATATCGGCCAGGTGACCGACAAGGTCGAAGGCCGCCGCTTCGTCGAGCTGCTGGGGGTCGAAGGCGACCGTACGTGGCGTATGTTTGAAGAGGAAGAAGTCAGCCATGGCACCGACTTGAAGTTGGGTGACGAGCCGTTGCAGGGTGCTGAAGACCTGAAGAACTGAAAACCTGCTCTTCGCGCATCGCGGACAAGCCTGCTCCTACAGAGGGAGCAGGCTTGCCCGCGATGAGGCCCTCCCTGCCCACACAGATCCAAAGCCATGACCACCCCAACCCCCTGCTACCACTGCGCCCTCCCCGTCCCGCCCGGCAACCGCTTCACCGCGGTGATCCTCGGCGAGCCCCGCGAGCTCTGCTGCCCGGGTTGCCAGGCGGTGGCCGAGGCAATTGTCGCGGGCGGGCTGGAAAGCTACTACCAGCACCGCAGTGAAGCCTCGGCCAACCCCGAAGCCTTGCCGGTGCAACTGGTCGACGAATTGGCGCTGTACGACCGCGCCGATGTGCAAAAGCCCTTCGTGCGCCACGACGGCGACCTGGCCGAAGCCACCCTGTTGATGGAAGGCATCAGTTGCGCCGCTTGTGGCTGGTTGATCGAAAAACACCTGCGCAGCCTGCCGGCCGTGGCCGAGGCGCGGCTGAACCTGTCCAACCATCGCCTGCATGTGCGCTGGGCCGACGCGCAATTGCCGTTGAGCCAGGTGCTCAGCGAGCTGCGCCAGATTGGCTACGCCGCTCACCCGTATCAGGCCGACCGCGCCGCCGAACAACTGGCCAGCGAAAACCGCCTGGCCCTGCGCCAACTCGGGGTCGCCGGCTTGCTGTGGTTCCAGGCGATGATGGCGACCATGGCCACCTGGCCGGAATTCAATATCGACCTGAGCCCCGAGCTGCACGTGATCCTGCGCTGGGTCGCGCTGTTTCTGACCACCCCCATTGTGTTCTACAGCTGCGCACCGTTTTTCAAGGGCGCCATGCGCGACCTGCGCACCCGCCACCTGACCATGGATGTCTCGGTGTCATTGGCCATTGGCGGCGCTTACCTGGCGGGCATCTGGACCGCCATCACGGGGGTGGGCGAGTTGTATTTCGATGCCGTAGGCATGTTCGCCCTGTTCCTGCTGGCCGGGCGCTACCTGGAGCGCCGCGCCCGAGAACGCACCGCCGCCGCCACTGCGCAACTGGTCAACCTGCTGCCGGCCTCGTGCCTGCGCCTCAAAGGCGATGGCCAGAGCGAACGCATCCTGCTCACCGAATTGGCCCTGGGCGACCGGGTGCTGGTGCATCCGGGTGCGATCCTGCCGGCTGATGGGGTGATCCTGGATGGCCAGTCGAGCATTGATGAATCCCTGCTCACCGGCGAATACCTGCCACAACCGCGACAAGCCGGCGATAGCGTCACCGCCGGCACTCTCAACGTCGAAGGCGCGCTGACCGTGGAAGTGCGCGCCCTGGGCCATGACACCCGCCTGTCGGCCATCGTGCGCCTGCTGGAGCGGGCCCAGGCCGAAAAGCCACGCCTGGCCGAGATCGCCGACCGCGCCGCGCAATGGTTCCTGCTTTGCTCGCTGATCGCCGCCGCCGTGATTGGCCTGCTGTGGTGGGAACTGGACCCCTCGCGGGCGTTCTGGATTGTCCTGGCAATGCTAGTGGCGACTTGCCCATGCGCCTTGTCCCTGGCAACCCCCACCGCCTTGACTGCCGCCACCGGCACCCTGCACAAACTCGGCCTGTTGCTGACCCGAGGCCATGTGCTGGAAGGCTTGAACCAGATCGACACAGTGATTTTCGACAAGACCGGCACCCTCACCGAGGGCCGCCTGGCCCTGCGCGCCATCCGGCCACTGGGCAGCATGAGCAGCGACTTGGCCCTGGCCCTGGCCGCCGCCCTCGAAAACCGCTCCGAACACCCGATTGCCCGGGCCTTCGGCCGCGCCCCGCTGGCGGCTGATGAAGTGCTCAGCACCCCCGGCCTGGGGCTCGAAGGCCGGGTCGGTGAACGCCTGCTGCGGATCGGCCAGCCCGGTTTCGTCTGTGAATTAAGCGGCTGCGCGATTCCCGATTCGCCGCAAGACGCTGGCCAATGGCTGCTGCTGGGCGATACTGGCGGCGCACTGGCCTGGTTTGTCCTGGATGATCGCCTGCGCAGCGATGCGCCGGCACTGCTGGCCGCGTGCAAGGCGCGGGGCTGGCGTACCTTGCTGCTATCGGGCGACAGCTCGCCAATGGTCGCCAGCGTCGCCGCCGAATTGGGGATTGATGAAGCCCGTGGCGGCCTGCGCCCGGATGACAAGCTGCAAGTGCTGCAACAGTTGCACAAGGAAGGCCGCAAGGTGTTGATGCTTGGTGACGGCGTGAATGACGTGCCGGTATTGGCCGCGGCGGATATCAGCGTGGCCATGGGCTCGGCCACTGACCTGGCAAAAACCAGCGCCGACGCGGTGCTGCTGTCCAACCGCCTGGATGCCCTGGTGCAAGCGTTCAGCCTGGCGCGGCGTACGCGCCGGGTAATCATTGAAAACCTGCTGTGGGCCGGGCTGTACAATGGCCTGATGTTGCCGTTCGCCGCCCTCGGTTGGATCACGCCGATCTGGGCCGCGATCGGCATGTCCCTCAGTTCGTTGACCGTGGTCCTCAACGCCCTGCGCCTGACGCGCCTGCCGCGCGCCAGTGCCGCGAGCACCACCCCACAGCACCGCCCGCTGCCGGCTTGAGCCGCGCGGGCATGGAGTAGCGATGCCAGCTCTTTACGTAATGATTCCCGCGGCGCTGCTGATCGTCGCCATCGCTATCTACATCTTCTTCTGGGCGGTGGACAGCGGCCAGTATGACGACCTCGACGGGCCGGCCCACAGCGTGCTGTTCGACGACCAGGATCCCAAGCACCTGGCCGCTGTCGACGAGGCCAGCAGCCACCCGCAGCCACCGGCCAAGCCTGACGAGCCGGCGCCGCCCCATGCTTGACCTCGCGCCGCTGCTGGTTTCCGCGCTGATCCTCGGCCTGCTGGGCGGCGGCCATTGCCTGGGGATGTGCGGCGGCCTGATGGGCGCATTGACCCTGGCCATCCCCCCGGAACAGCGCAGCCGGCGGTTTCGCCTGCTGCTGGCGTACAACCTGGGACGCATCCTCAGCTATGCCGCCGCCGGCGTATTGATCGGCCTGGCCGGCTGGGCCGTGGCCAACAGCCCGGCGGCGATGTTCATGCGCATCCTGGCCGGCCTGCTACTGATCAGCATGGGCTTGTACCTGGCCGGCTGGTGGAGCGGCCTGACCCGTATCGAAAGCCTCGGGCGCGGCCTGTGGCGGCATATCCAGCCGTTTGCCAACCGTTTGCTACCGGTGTCCAGCCTGCCCCGCGCCCTGCTGCTGGGCGCGCTGTGGGGCTGGTTGCCGTGCGGCCTGGTCTACAGCACCTTGTTGTGGGCGGCCAGCCAGGGCAACGCCGTGGACAGCGGGTTGCTGATGCTCGCTTTTGGCCTCGGCACCTGGCCGGTACTGCTCGCCACCGGGCTGGCGGCGGAGCGCGTCACCGCGCTGTTACGCAAGCGCAGTGTGCGCATGGCCGGCGGCCTGCTGGTGATTGTGTTCGGTATCTGGACCCTACCCGGGCCCCATCAGCACTGGCTGATGGGCCACTAAAAGGCCATGTGGCATAGCGCCGCTCCCCGTTGATACAAATCAAGATGACCGCCCAGCCATGCCCCTAGACTCGGCCCACTAGCCAATCCGGGGAACGCCCGCATGCTCGACGCCATTCGTTGGGACACTGATCTGATTCATCGCTACGACCTGGCAGGACCGCGCTACACCTCCTACCCCACCGCCGTACAATTCACCAGCCAGGTCGGCACCTTTGACCTGCTGCACGCCCTGCGCGACAGCCGCAAGGCCGTGCGCCCGCTGTCGCTGTATGTGCACGTGCCGTTCTGCGCGAACATCTGCTACTACTGCGCCTGCAACAAAGTCATTACCAAGGACCGCGGTCGCGCCCAGGCCTACCTGCAGCGCCTGGAGCAAGAGATTCAACTGGTGGCCTGCCACCTGGACCCCCACCAACAGGTGCAACAGCTGCATTTTGGCGGCGGCACCCCGACCTTTCTCAGCCACGACGAATTGCGCCAACTGATGGCGCAACTGCGCCAACACTTCAACCTGCTGGATGACGATTCCGGCGACTACGGCATTGAGATCGACCCACGGGAAGCCGACTGGGCCACCATGGGCCTGTTGCGTGAACTGGGCTTTAACCGTGTGAGCATCGGCGTGCAGGACCTGGACCCCGAGGTGCAACGGGCGGTCAATCGCCTGCAAAGCTTGGAAGAGACCCGCGCGGTGATTGACGCCGCGCGCACCCTGCAGTTTCGCTCGATCAACATTGACCTGATCTACGGCCTGCCCAAGCAGACCCCCGAGCATTTCGCCCACACGGTGGCCGAAGTCATCAGCCTGCAACCCGACCGCCTGTCCGTATTCAACTATGCCCACCTGCCGGAACGCTTCCTGCCCCAGCGACGGATCAACAGCGAAGACCTGCCGGCTCCCGCCGTCAAGTTGCAGATGCTGCAGGAAACCATCGAGCAGCTGACAGCCGCCGGCTACACCTACATCGGCATGGACCACTTCGCCCTGCCCGACGACGAACTGGCCATCGCCCAGGAAGAGGGCACCCTGCAACGCAATTTCCAGGGCTACACCACCCACGGTCATTGCGATTTGATCGGGCTCGGCGTTTCGGCCATCAGTCAGATTGGTGACTTGTACTGCCAGAACAGCAGCGACCTGAGTCATTACCAGAATGCCCTGGCCGGCGCGCAACTGGCCACCAGTCGCGGCCTGCTGTGCAAGGCGGACGATCGTTTACGAGGGGCGGTGATCCAACAGCTGATCTGTCACTTCAGCCTGGACTTCGACAGCATCGAGCAGGCCTTCACCGTGGATTTTCGCGGTTATTTCGCCGAGCTCTGGCCGCAACTCGAAGTAATGGCCGGAGACGGCCTGATCGAACTCAACGCCAAGGGAATCCGGGTGCTGCCAGCCGGGCGCCTGTTGGTGCGCTCGGTGTGCATGGTGTTCGATGCCTATCTGGAGCAACAGAATAGGCAGCGCTTTTCACGGGTGATCTGAGCCGGGTTACTTGGCCATCAACGAGGCGGCCTTCACCGCGTCTTCGGCGCTCAGGTTCTTCATCGCTTCGCTCAACGACGCATAGGCGCCGGTCAGCGAGGCTTGCAAGCCGCCCAGCGCCGATTGCACGCCGCTCAGTTTCGCCAGGACCTGCTCCGGGCTGAGGCGCTTGTCGGACATGATCGCCGACATCTCTGCCATCTTTTCCGCGATCTGCTGCTTCAACTGGCGAATCATTTTCAGCAGTTTCTGCACGTTCTCGTCCAGCCCGCTTTCTTCGATATCATCGTTGGCCGTCTTCTCGGCGCTGGCAGCCTTCAGCGACGCACCGGAAAAGGTCACGCTCACGCCTTCGGCAGGCTGGGTTTCACCCAGCGCCGTTGATTCGGTACCGGCGCCCACGGTGCTGGTTTTTTTCGGTTCAAGCAGCGTCGGCACAGTGGTGCGGGACGGAAGATTGCCGTCGATGGAAAGCATATCGTGAGCCTCCAAGCTCTTGGTCGTTAGCAGTTCATCGGCCACCGGGTAAAAATCTTTATATCTCTGCCGGTTTTTTGTACAGGCTGGCTTGATAGTCCCTCAGTGCGGTACCCTTACGTCTTATGTGTGTTTTCCCACAAGGATTTAAGAAATGTCCGAGCCAGTTAAACTGCGCGCTCATAGCCAGGCTCACTGCAAGGATTGCAGCCTGGCTCCCCTCTGCTTGCCACTTTCGCTGAATCTGGAAGACATGGATGCGCTGGACGAAATCGTTAAACGTGGTCGCCCACTGAAGAAAGGCGAGTTTCTGTTTCGCCAGGGCGACAAGTTCGATTCCGTCTATGCAGTACGCTCGGGCGCCTTGAAGACGTTCAGCCTGAGCGATAGTGGCGAAGAGCAAATCACCGGTTTCCACCTGCCCAGCGAGCTGGTCGGCCTATCGGGCATGGACACCGAGATCCACCCGGTGTCGGCCCAGGCCCTGGAAACCACGTCGGTGTGCGAGATTCCCTTCGAACGCCTGGATGAACTGGCCCTGCAATTGCCGCAGTTGCGCCGCCAGTTGATGCGAGTGATGAGCCGGGAAATCCGGGACGACCAGCAAATGATGCTGTTGCTGTCGAAGAAAACCGCCGACGAACGGATTGCCACCTTCCTGGTCAACCTGTCGGCGCGCTTCCGCGCCCGTGGTTTCTCGGCCAATCAGTTCCGCCTGAGCATGTCGCGCAACGAAATCGGCAATTACCTGGGCCTGGCGGTAGAAACCGTGTCCCGGGTGTTCACGCGCTTCCAGCAGAACGAACTGATTGCCGCCGAGGGCAAGGAAGTGCACATCCTCGACCCGATCCAGCTCTGCGCGCTGGCCGGCGGCTCCCTCGACGGCTGATCGGCGCACGAGGGGCGCGACACTTGTGGCCAAGCCAACCGGCGAGGCCGCAGGTATACTGCTGGGTCTTTGCGCCCAGGACTCCCGACGATGACTTTCGACGCCTTCGACATCAAATCCCTGATTCGCCCCGTCATCGACTTCCCCAAGCCTGGGGTGATCTTTCGTGATATCACGCCGCTGTTCCAGTCGCCCAAGGCCATGCGCCTGGTGGCCGACACCTTTATCCACCGCTACGTCGAAGCCGAGTTCAGCCATATCGGCGCGATGGACGCCCGGGGCTTTTTGATCGGTTCGGTGATTGCCTACCAACTGAACAAGCCGCTGATCCTCTTCCGCAAGCAAGGCAAGCTGCCAGCGGACGTGCTGTCCGAGGGCTATCAGACCGAATACGGCGAAGCCTTCCTCGAAGTGCACGCCGACAGCCTGTGTGAAGGGGATTCGGTGTTGATGTTCGATGACTTGATCGCCACCGGTGGCACCTTGATTGCTGCAGCGAACCTGACGCGGCGCATGGGCGCGCGGATTTTTGAGGCGGCGGCGATTATTGACCTGCCGGAGTTGGGCGGCTCGCAGCGTCTGGAGGATATGGGAATTCCTACGTTCTGTTTGACGCAGTTTGGGTTGACTGAGCGGTAATTTGCGCGGGTCTTGTGGGCTTCATCGCGGGCAAGCCCACATTTTGATTTGTGAACCCATTCAAAGGTGGGAGCCCCCTCAATCACAACCCCATCTGCTTACTGATGATTTCATTCATCACCTCCCGGGTCCCGCCGCCAATCGACAAAATCCGATTGTCGCGGTATAGCCGCTCCACCAGGCTGCCGCGCATATAGCCCAGGCCACCCAGGATCTGCACCGCGTCATACGTCACGCGGTCGGCGGTGTCGGTGGCCAGGTTCTTGGCCATGGAGATCTCCTTGATCACGCTCTTGCCCGCCGCCATCTTCGCCGCCTGGCGGTAAGTGAACTCGCGGGAAACCTCGACCGCCGTGGCCATCTCCGCCAGGCGGTGCTTGAGCACCTGGAACTTGCCAATCGGCTTGCCAAAGGCCTGCCGCTGCGCAGCCCACTTCAGGCTCTCTTCCAGGGCCATCTGCGCGGTCATATTGGCCATTAATGCCAGGGCCAGGCGCTCGCTCTGGAAGTTGCCCATGATGCAGGCAAAGCCCATGTTTTCGCCGCCGATCAGATTACCCACCGGCACCTGGCAATCATCGAAGAACAGCTCGGCAGTGTCCGACGCCCACCAGCCCATCTTCTTCAGCGGCTGGCCGACGGTGAAGCCAGGCGTGTCCTTCTCGATCAATAACAGGCTGATGCCGGCAAAGCCAGGCCCGCCGGTACGCACGGCGACGGTGTAGTAGTCGGCGCGTGCGCCACTGGTGATAAAAGTCTTGCTGCCACTGACCCGATAACAATCGCCATCGCGCACCGCACGGGTTTGCAGGCTGGCCACGTCGGAGCCGCCACCGGGCTCGGTGACGGCCAGGGCCATGATCTTCTCACCGGACAGCACCTGCGGGGCCACGCGCTCGCGCACTGCGGGGCGCGCCCATTTGACGACGGGCGGCAGGCCGATATCCAGCGAGCCCAGCCCCGCCACTACACCACCGGAGCCACAACGCATCAGCTCTTCGCTGGCGGCGACCTTGGCGAACAGGTCGCCCTCATGGCTGCCGCCCAGGGCTTCAGGGTAGCCAATGCCGAGAATCCCCGCCGCGCCGGCCTTGAGGTACAGCTCGCGGGGGAAGTGTTCGGCCTCCTCCCATTGCTCGATGCCCGGCAGAATCTCGCGCTCGACAAAACGGCGCACGCTGTCGCGGACCAATTGGTGACTGGGGTCGAAATATTCCTGGTAGGCAGACATCGGCAAGCTCCATGCAGAGATGGAGCGAACTTACCAAGCGCTTGCTTGGTTATCAAGCCGAACGCAGAACCCATGTAGGAGCGGGCTTGCCTGCGATGCAGGCACTGCGGTGTATCAGGAGGACCGAGGCGATGCCATCGCAGGCAAGCCAGCTCCCACACAAGCCAGCGTGCCAGAGGATATTGGGCTTAGAGCGCGATAGGTTTACGCCCGGCAAACGAGTGCGCCAGGGTGCCGCCGTCCACCAGTTCCAGCTCGCCACCCAACGGCACGCCATGGGCGATGCGCGAGGTGATCAAGCCTTTGTTGGTCAGCAG comes from the Pseudomonas shahriarae genome and includes:
- the ccoO gene encoding cytochrome-c oxidase, cbb3-type subunit II produces the protein MKHEVVEKNIGLLAFFMVIAVSIGGLTQIVPLFFQDVTNKPVEGMKPRTALELEGRDVYIANGCVGCHSQMIRPFRAETERYGHYSVAGESVWDHPFLWGSKRTGPDLARVGGRYSDDWQRAHLYNPRNVVPESKMPAYPFLVENKLDGKDTAKKMEVLRTLGVPYTDEDIAGAQAAVKGKTEMDALVAYLQGLGTIIKSKR
- a CDS encoding CcoQ/FixQ family Cbb3-type cytochrome c oxidase assembly chaperone, whose translation is MDIGMIRGLGTVVVMVAFIGLALWVFSPKRKSEFEDATLLPFADDPEAIKHVEQASRSNKE
- the ccoP gene encoding cytochrome-c oxidase, cbb3-type subunit III; the encoded protein is MTTFWSLYVTVLSLGTIFALTWLLLSTRKGQRAEQTDETVGHSFDGIEEYDNPLPKWWFMLFVGTIVFALGYLVLYPGLGNWKGLLPGYAYLDNDKQTPFANGQTGWTGVHEWEKEMARSDAKFGPIFAKFAAMPIEEVAKDPQALKMGGRLFASNCSVCHGSDAKGAYGFPNLTDADWRWGGEPETIKASIMAGRHAVMPGWSEVIGEQGVADVAGFVLTNLDGRKLPEGAKADVANGEKLFAANCVACHGPAGKGTPAMGAPDLTHPGAFIYGSSFAQLQQTIRYGRQGQMPAQEQLQGNDKVHLLAAYVYSLSHKEQQEQQEQK
- a CDS encoding type II toxin-antitoxin system Phd/YefM family antitoxin — protein: MTITTISSREFNQDTSGAKKAARQGPVFITDRGKPAHVLLSIEDYQKLTGINADIVDLLVMPEAADIEFETERAVIIHRPVDLS
- a CDS encoding type II toxin-antitoxin system VapC family toxin, which translates into the protein MYLLDTNVISELRKPQADKNVVAWAKTVAAPRLYISAITLKELETGVLRMERRDPAQGKVLRTWLKRHVMPAFDARILPIDAAVALRCASLHVPDRANEGDALIAATALVHGLTVVTRNVADFQSSGVKLINPWDQ
- the ccoG gene encoding cytochrome c oxidase accessory protein CcoG — its product is MSDQIPVHDVTPPAKKTSNTVDLYASREKIYTRAFTGMFRNLRMLGGAGLFLLYFGTVWLNWGGHQAVWWNLPERKFFIFGATFWPQDFILLSGILIISAFGLFFITVYAGRIWCGYTCPQSVWTWIYMWCEKVTEGDRNQRIKLDKAPMSANKFLRKLSKHTLWLLIGFVTGMTFVGYFSPIRELVFEFFTGQADGWSYFWVGFFTLATYGNAGWLREQVCIYMCPYARFQSVMFDKDTLIVSYDPRRGEARGPRKKGVDYKALGLGDCIDCTMCVQVCPTGIDIRDGLQIECIGCAACIDACDTIMDKMDYPRGLISYTTEHNLSGQKTHKLRPRLIGYALVLLAMITLLATAFFMRSLVGFDVSKDRVLYRENAEGRIENVYSLKIMNKDQRDHTYALDASGLPDLKLQGKREIKVAAGEIFTMPVELSSAPEQMPSSTNEVKFILKDADDDSVHVEAKSRFIGPQIR
- a CDS encoding FixH family protein, translated to MPVATAASPWYKHLWPWIIIAILACSVTLTLSMVTIAVNNPDNLVNDNYYEAGKGINRSLDRELLAQTLQMRATLHLDELTGEVELFLTGNSGPTTLELNLISPTQPEKDRKVVLTRSQSEPGRYIGQVTDKVEGRRFVELLGVEGDRTWRMFEEEEVSHGTDLKLGDEPLQGAEDLKN